From Cyprinus carpio isolate SPL01 chromosome A7, ASM1834038v1, whole genome shotgun sequence, a single genomic window includes:
- the LOC122145717 gene encoding histone H3-like, protein MARTKQTARKSTGGKAPRKQLATKAARKSAPATGGVKKPHRYRPGTVALREIRRHQKSTELLIRKLPFQRLVREIAQDFKTDLRFQSSAVMALQESSEAYLVGLFEDTNLNIFIMSGRGKGGKGLGKGGAKRHRKVLRDNIQGITKPAIRRLARRGGVKRISGLIYEETRGVLKVFLENVIRDAVTYTEHAKRKTVTAMDVVYALKRQGRTLYGFGG, encoded by the exons ATGGCAAGAACCAAGCAGACCGCTCGTAAATCCACCGGTGGTAAAGCCCCGAGGAAGCAGCTCGCTACTAAAGCCGCCCGGAAGAGCGCCCCAGCCACCGGCGGGGTCAAGAAACCCCATCGTTACAGGCCCGGGACCGTGGCTCTCCGAGAGATCCGCCGCCATCAGAAGTCCACCGAGCTGCTGATCCGCAAACTGCCTTTCCAGCGTCTGGTGCGAGAGATCGCTCAGGATTTCAAGACGGACCTGCGCTTCCAGAGCTCCGCCGTCATGGCCCTGCAGGAGTCCAGCGAGGCTTATCTGGTCGGTCTGTTCGAGGACACCAACCT GAACATATTCATCATGTCTGGAAGAGGCAAAGGCGGTAAAGGACTTGGGAAAGGAGGCGCTAAGCGTCATCGTAAAGTTCTGCGTGATAACATCCAGGGAATCACCAAACCCGCCATTCGTCGTCTCGCTCGCCGCGGCGGAGTTAAGCGCATCTCCGGTCTGATCTACGAGGAGACTCGCGGGGTGCTTAAGGTGTTCCTGGAGAACGTGATCCGCGACGCCGTCACCTACACCGAGCACGCCAAGAGAAAGACCGTCACCGCCATGGACGTTGTGTACGCGCTCAAACGACAGGGACGCACTTTGTACGGTTTCGGAGGTTAA
- the LOC122145715 gene encoding histone H2B-like: MPEPAKSAPKKGSKKAVTKTASKGGKKRRKSRKESYAIYVYKVLKQVHPDTGISSKAMGIMNSFVNDIFERIAGEASRLAHYNKRSTITSREIQTAVRLLLPGELAKHAVSEGTKAVTKYTSSK; this comes from the coding sequence ATGCCTGAACCAGCGAAGTCCGCGCCGAAGAAAGGCTCCAAGAAGGCCGTCACTAAGACTGCTTCGAAAGGAGGAAAGAAGCGCAGAAAGTCCAGGAAGGAGAGCTACGCCATCTACGTGTACAAAGTGCTGAAGCAGGTTCATCCTGACACCGGGATTTCTTCGAAGGCGATGGGGATCATGAACTCTTTCGTCAACGACATCTTCGAGCGCATCGCCGGTGAAGCGTCTCGTCTCGCTCACTACAACAAGCGCTCCACCATCACTTCCCGAGAGATCCAGACCGCCGTGCGTCTGCTGCTGCCCGGGGAGCTGGCCAAACACGCCGTGTCTGAGGGCACCAAGGCCGTCACCAAGTATACCAGCTCCAAGTAG
- the LOC122145813 gene encoding histone H3.3-like has translation MTPEAGSPYEALKSRRVTQSSYFSTRTEGASRDRNAFQQWQRTKQTARKSTGGKAPRKQRLATKAARKQRPSHRPASKKPHRYRPGTVASPRDPPLLSESPTELLIRKTAFPASGEREIAQDFKTDLRFQRLSSARRHGPAGESSEAYLVGLFEDTNLCAIHAKRVTIMPKDIQLGRPAAARPRPMKGGRGLNPPPLHQPH, from the coding sequence ATGACGCCAGAAGCTGGTTCGCCGTATGAGGCTTTAAAAAGCAGGCGCGTAACACAGAGCAGTTATTTTTCTACTCGAACGGAAGGGGCAAGCAGAGATAGGAACGCATTTCAGCAATGGCAAAgaaccaagcagacggctcgtaaATCCACCGGTGGTAAAGCCCCGAGAAAGCAAAGGCTCGCTACTAAAGCCGCCCGGAAGCAGCGCCCCAGCCACCGGCCGGCGTCAAAGAAGCCCCATCGTTACAGGCCCGGGACCGTGGCTTCTCCGAGAGATCCGCCGCTATTATCAGAAAGTCCCACCGAGCTGCTGATCCGCAAAACTGCCTTTCCAGCGTCTGGTGAGCGAGAGATCGCTCAGGATTTCAAGACGGACCTGCGCTTCCAAAGGCTGAGCTCCGCCCGCCGTCATGGCCCTGCAGGAGAGTCCAGCGAGGCCTATCTGGTCGGTCTGTTCGAGGACACCAACCTGTGCGCCATCCACGCCAAGAGAGTCACCATCATGCCCAAAGACATCCAGCTTGGGCGCCCCGCCGCAGCCCGTCCGCGACCCATGAAAGGGGGGCGCGGCTTAAACCCCCCGCCGCTGCATCAGCCGCATTaa